The nucleotide sequence GGGGGTAGACTTCGAGACCCACCTGAGCAATGTGCTGGCTGCCCTGCAGCAGGCTTCCACGCTGCAACGGTGAGGGAAGCTCGGCTGCGGCACATGAAGGACTCATGGGGATGACGCTCAGCGTGGTGCCATGTGCGCCGCTCACACTGAAGGCACTTCATCCGCCACTCTCGGGCGATCTCAAGGAGTTCCTATGAACAAGACGCTGCTGACACTTGCCCTGATCTTCGCTGCTCCCGCTGCCCTTGCGACTGCGCCGAGCGCCGGCTACCTCCAGGTGCAGGACACCAACAACAACGGGCAACAGGATGATTTTGGTGGTACGCCTGGTGAAGGCACCGAGGGGGTGGCCGAGGAGGTCGGTGAGAATGTCGATCAGGCGGCCCAGGAGACCGGTGAGGCGATCGACAATGCCGTAGATACCGCGGGTGAGGCCGTGGACGACGCGGTGACCACCCCCGCTGAAACCACCGACACCACCACGACGGACACGACCGGTACGGACACCACGACCGATACCACGACGACGGATACCACCGACACGGCAACCGATACAACCACCACGGATGTCGAGAATGACGCGGTGACGACGCCCACGGAGAACGACGGAATTCCCGGCAACGAGCCCAACCGCAACGATGGTTTCCCGTGGGGGCTCCTCGGGCTGCTGGGTCTGGCGGGCCTAATGGGCCGGAACCGCTCGGCCACCGTCGTACAGACGACCACCACGCCCGGCACGACGTACACCAATCCCAACGACCGCCGCTAAAGCCGCTTGACCAGCCTCACCTACAGTGTCCCCGGAACCTCAGACCGGGGACACTGGCTGTGTGTACTCTTGTGCTCTGGTGGGCTAGGCGCGGGGAGGAAAGCGCACAAAAGTCATCCAGAAGTCCTCAAAGGCGCGGATGGCCGAGAGGAAGTTCTCGAAACCAACAGGCTTAACCACGTACCCATTGGCGTGGCGGGTGTAGGAGCCCCGTACGTCGTCTTCTGATTGGCTGGTGGTGAGCATCACGACGGGAATGGTGGCGAGGGCGGGGTTGCCCTTGATCTCAGCCAACACCTCCAGACCGTTTTTGCGGGGCATGTTGATGTCGAGGAGGATAACGTCTGGCCGCGGGGCCTGGGCGTACTCGCCCTCGCGGTGCAGGAAGCGCAGCGCCTCGACGCCGTCACGAACCACGTGCAGCCGGTTGGGAACGCGGGCATCGGCGAACGCTTCTTGGGTCAGCAGCACGTCGGGTTCGCTGTCCTCGACGAGCAGGATCTCGATCGGGGGCCGGGCGGTCAGGGAGGGGTCGGATGCGTGCATGGGTCTCAGGGGTGAGGCTGCCCGGCAGCTGGCGCGGGCGGAAGGGGAAGAGTGAGGTGAAAGGTGGTGCCCTGACCCGGCGTGGAGGTCAGGGAGAGGGAGCCGCCGTGCCCCTCGACGATCTTGCGGCAAATCGCCAGCCCGATGCCGTTCCCGGGATAAGCCTCACGGCGGTTGAGGCGCTGGAAGATCGCAAACACCCGTTCATGGTACTCGGGCGCGATGCCGATGCCATTGTCCCGCACCTCGATCTTGACCCGCGTCCCCTCGAGCTCGGCGGTCACGGAGACCTCTGGGGGAACAGCCTCGCGGTGGAATTTCAAGCCGTTGCCGATCAGGTTGGTAAAGAGCTGCACCAGCAGCCCCGCATGACCCCAGACCGTGTAGGGCACGTTCCAAGTCAGCCTTCCTCCCGTCTCCTCGAGCGTCCCCTGTACGTTCTGCGCGGCCTGGGCCAGCACCTCCTCAAGCGCGACGGGTTGCGGCTCGGTGCCGGCGCGGCCCACTCGTGCAAAGCCCAGCAGATCCTGAATCAGGCTGCGCATGCGCCCGACCGCGTCCTGCATAAAGTCGAGGTACTGGTCGGCCCGTGGGTCGAGCCGGCCGCGGTAGCGCCTGGCCAGCAGGTCGGCGTAGCTGCCCACCGTTCGCAGCGGCTCTTGCAGGTCGTGACTGGCGACGTAGGCGAACTGCTCGAGTTCCTGGTTGCTGCGTTCCAGGTTGGCGATGGCGTCTTCTAGGGCTGCCTGGGCGCGCAGCCGTTCGGTCACGTCCTGAAACATCACCACGGCCCCGGTGACCTGCCCGGCAGGATCGTGGGTGGGGGAGACGACGTAGGCGACGGGAATGGGGTGCCCCTGCGCGTGCCAGAACACCTCGCCCTCCCGGCGGCGCGGCTGACCATCCCGCAGGGTCTGGTGAATCGGGCACGCCTCCACGGGATACACCCGGCCATCGGCGTGGTGGTGATGAATCAGGGCGTGCTGCTGGGTACCAATCATCCGTTCGATGCTGTAGCCCAGGATGCGTGCGGCAGCGGGGTTGGCAAAGGTGGTGCGGCCCGCGGTGTCCAGTCCGAAGATGCCCTCTCCAGCGGCGGTGAGGAGCAGCGTGGAGAAGCGGGTGAGGTCAGAGAGCTCGCGGGTGCGCTCCGCGACGCGTTCTTCCAGGCTGGCATTCAGCGCACGCAGATGGTCTTCGGCGGCCTTGAGGGCGCTGAGATCCTGATTGACGCCCACCCACTCGCGGACGCTGCCGTCCGGGTTGGTGACCGCGACTCCGCGGGCCTGCATGGGGACGTAGCAGCCGTCGGCTCGGCGCAGCCGATACTCGGTCTGGTAGGGCGTGCGCGTCTCGACGGCCCGCTGCCAGGCCGAGAGTGTGGCGGCGCGGTCGTCGGGGTGCACGGCGCTCAGCCAGCCAGTTCCCCCGTACTCGTCTTCTGTCTGCCCGGTAAAGGCGGACCAGGTGGGCTGTGGCCCCAGCAGCGCCCCGTCGGGCCGGGTCACCCACACGATCTGGGACGTGGCCTCCACCAGCGAGCGGTAGCGTTCCTCACTGTGCACGATCTGCTGACGGAGGCGGCGCTCCTCGGTCACGTCGGCAAACACCGTTGTGACCTGCTTGGGCTGCCGGGTTCCGGGCGCGTGGCGGGGTAGAGCCGTGACGTTCATCCAGCGCGTCTCCTCCGCACCGTCCGCCCTCGGGATCACCACACCCACCAGCACGTCTCGCTGCACCTCCCCGGTCTGGAGGGCGCGG is from Deinococcus sp. YIM 77859 and encodes:
- a CDS encoding response regulator, which codes for MHASDPSLTARPPIEILLVEDSEPDVLLTQEAFADARVPNRLHVVRDGVEALRFLHREGEYAQAPRPDVILLDINMPRKNGLEVLAEIKGNPALATIPVVMLTTSQSEDDVRGSYTRHANGYVVKPVGFENFLSAIRAFEDFWMTFVRFPPRA
- a CDS encoding PAS domain S-box protein, which produces MKPVASSPPPAGFTDVDAAPLLAALPDPVLLLSGEAALLNAAARERLGDLPASGDWRELFSAETARLLTGAAARAAAGETVRESVLLLGNEAPVLATLTPAGPGQVLVHLRDSRHPLDVALELMEALGLGMLVQAADGRVLSANPAAQGLVGLNLAQMTGQVPTDTRWRTIQPDGQPFAAETLPMFRALQTGEVQRDVLVGVVIPRADGAEETRWMNVTALPRHAPGTRQPKQVTTVFADVTEERRLRQQIVHSEERYRSLVEATSQIVWVTRPDGALLGPQPTWSAFTGQTEDEYGGTGWLSAVHPDDRAATLSAWQRAVETRTPYQTEYRLRRADGCYVPMQARGVAVTNPDGSVREWVGVNQDLSALKAAEDHLRALNASLEERVAERTRELSDLTRFSTLLLTAAGEGIFGLDTAGRTTFANPAAARILGYSIERMIGTQQHALIHHHHADGRVYPVEACPIHQTLRDGQPRRREGEVFWHAQGHPIPVAYVVSPTHDPAGQVTGAVVMFQDVTERLRAQAALEDAIANLERSNQELEQFAYVASHDLQEPLRTVGSYADLLARRYRGRLDPRADQYLDFMQDAVGRMRSLIQDLLGFARVGRAGTEPQPVALEEVLAQAAQNVQGTLEETGGRLTWNVPYTVWGHAGLLVQLFTNLIGNGLKFHREAVPPEVSVTAELEGTRVKIEVRDNGIGIAPEYHERVFAIFQRLNRREAYPGNGIGLAICRKIVEGHGGSLSLTSTPGQGTTFHLTLPLPPAPAAGQPHP